The nucleotide sequence CATATAATCTATTTAATCGCCCTAATGGAGCTAATTTACCTGTTTTGCACTTTAGAGAGCAAAAAGCTAATTGAAAAGCTCCTATTTTTAACAGCAAACTCCAATCAATGCTTTTGAGCATCTTGGTGGTTCCAAATATTAGGCTATCTAACTCATTATTCTAAGTACAAGCTCCAGGTCTCAACAGAGAATACAATACAAGGTCAcaaacaagtttgttttttcctgagctgaaactaaagacaaacaccAGAGGCCAGTAAATAACCTGTTTATGTCCCCCGTAGAGTCTGAAACAGAGCCAGATGCTGACATTTCGTCAACAATGATCTGTGCCAGCAGCTGGCATGCATAGTTAAAATCATAAGCAGACACAGGGAACAAGCGCAAatgcaaacacgcacacacgaGCACAGATGCATACACAAAGTGTACTCACATGCAGCTACAAGCATGATTAGCATACTCTCATGAAATAAAAGCCCTGATTGGCAGACAGCCCCACACTCAGCTGATTATTATCAGCTTAGTATTCTAAAATCAGAATGGTCTCATTCATTGTTCTCAGCTGCTCTCAGTGAAATAAGTGTGTTTTGCCTAACGCACAATAGACTTATTattagaaatgaaaaatattaagGAGCAAGTATGTGTGGTGTTGTTCCCCTGGGATATTTATAATCAAATTCTTGAAGAAagtagaataaaaacaaaataatgcatAGTGCTCTGCTGCtaaatatttgcacatttttatgtttgtttcgTAAGGGGTGAGAGACTAATGTGACTTACACTGTGATTTGTCCTTAGTTTGTCCTCATTTTAATGTTTCCTTTTCAGGAATGTTTCCTTCCAACGTAAAGGTTGTACATTTGAAAATTATCATTTTACAcctaaatgtatttttggaCTTGTCTTTTTGGCGGTGTGTGTCCTCTGCAGGAGTGGCCTTTACTATCCTGATGCTGCTGGCCAGTCTGAACTCGTGCACCAACCCATGGATCTACACGGCTTTCTCCAGCAGCGTGTCAAGAGAGCTGCAAAATCTGCTCCACTGTGGGTCAAGATCTGGACGCCGGGGCTCCCTGCCTGACGACTCTACCACCACACACACCTCCACCACCAAGGACAGCCTGTACTGACAAAGACTGATGAGCTGGAGAGcgagacacacagagacatgcTCGAAAGGCATGCATGGGTGCACACGCGCCCACTGCAAGGACGTACTTTTGCATACAACTCTGCTGATGTCACCGCCTCCAGCATCGCAGCCTGAGAACGCACTGTGTCGACCTCCACCAGATGTTTTCAGCATCAAAGGACAGCTGTCTTCTCACCAGGACTTCTATTTGTAATCACCTGTCTTATTCACCCCAGCAGTAAGGACGGCTGTCATTGAAGATGTCAGCACCATTCATAACGCAGCCTTTCGGTGGATCTGTGTGGTAAAATGGACTGGAAGGTAAAAACATTTTCACCTCAGTAGCTGTTGAACAGAACTGCACACAGTCTCTTACCCTGCTCGGATACAGTAGAGCAGCAGGAATGCAAGGGGTGGATTGCTACATTAATGGCACGCCTAATGTATAAAGCAGCAGACAAAACTATGGGTGCAGAGAAAACCAAGCAGGAGGGAAGAGAGAAGAAGCACATGCAGACAGTACACGAGAATAAGACTGCAGGAAAACAGACAGGGGATGTCATGGATGTTACAGCAGTGGTCCCAGGAGGACTGTAGTTGAAATCTAATAATgtgatcaaactttgttattccacagaaagaaagaaaggattAGAGACGGATGCTTGAGGCAAAGAAGGAATTCACTTCCAGGTTCCAACAATAGTGATTTGTTAGCAAGATGGGCTTAAGAGTCACTCCTGAGGACGGTGCAGCAGAGTTAAAGCACCgcacaacaaaataaacctgGTTTTCCATGCTCAACTGGGACACAATTATGTGACTGTATTTTATACAAGCACGCCATAAGAGGCACATAAAATAACCTTCCCGTCATGCTTTTCTGAAAGCATGAAACGAGAACACAGCACAGAAGAAACTCGGGAAGGAAACAAATGGGAAGTATTTATCAGCATTCCGTGTACAGTGATCAACAGTGTAAAGTATATTTATTGAAAATGTCAGACACATAAGAGAATGTTACATTTTGTGCTAGATAAAAGCTGAATGTTAATAACCAGCTGCAATGGTCTGAGGTACAGtgtagttaaaaaaagaaggaagaaagaaggaagaaagaaaacaaggcGGTGTCAAACCaaagattgtttttttaaaagcttgacTTTAAAGTCTTATCAGTAGATATATTCCAACCTACTTGTTAGTGTAGCTCTAGAAACAATTAGTATTTAAGAAAACGCTTCACATGAATATTGCAAATACTCCAAGTCCAAACCAAGTGCCTGTAATGTCAGTAGACATTTTTAGAGGGGGCCTCCCTCACTGGATTATTCTGTATATGATGTCAGCCAAGTTATTTTTAGACAGAGCATACCTCCAGAGCAGGGATCATAGGATATGTTATATCACACCATGAGCCATGTGTTCTTTaatctctttatttatttattgttgtgtaaatgaaaatgtacacacaaatatatatatttaatgtatACTTAGATAGTATATAGGTAtattatttcctgtttctgccttCCAGGTACAGTTTTTATAATATTGCATTTTATTCTGTGCACAGAGTAAAGTATTATGGCCCTCAGCTGCATGACACACTTAAATATTCTAATGGTATGTTTTTACAATAGCATAATTATATAAGCTACTGTACATACAGGAAATGTGATAACATTGTGTGTACCGTATTTGATCAGTCTATCCATTAGATGTTGTTGAAAAtaatcttgttttgttttttttttaaatgatgtgcACTCACAGTGAGCCACTTTGGTGCATCTTTCTTTTTCGTGAGAGAACACTGTTGTTCGAGTCTGCATACCGGCATGCTTTTAAGGTATCTCAAGAGTACTTGTCTGGGTCGAAGGAGAAGCCTCACCTTTTCCTCTGCGTGGCCGTGGTGTTTGGGTTTTCAGCACGCCACTGCAAACTTGTTCCCCAGACACAAGCCTCTGCTTTGATTGTCAGCCAAATGAAACTCTGCAGCAACAATGTCCCGTGTCTCACTTTGTTATATCAGGAAATAGATGAACTTCTCCCAAACCTTCAGGGTGTTCATGTATTTTTCTCTCTACCAAGCAGGAAGTTGAGAGGTCAGAGGATGATTCTTCTCCACGCAAAGGGCCAAACCTCAGTTTCATCCAGCCTTTCAGATCGATGGGAGAGGCCGAACACTCCTCAGCTGCGCATTGTGCTTTCTGTACAGCCATTAGTGAGCATTAAAACGGCTAAATAATAAATGCACTTCAACTGACTGAGAAGCGGATAGCACGAACACCTTTAAATATCCCCTAAAAATAGACCCATCATCAGATAGAATTTCCTATAGAGCCAGTTTAGTTTCCTGAGTAGTCCTATAAAAGACTTGGCATTTCCTATTTTTCACTGAAACAGCCACCACCATCTCGCCCTTGTCAGAGCATATGATAGATGGTCTAACTGGTAGGTCACTGCTGTTTTTATAATcttgccgtgtgtgtgtgtatatttatgcTGAATGTCCTAATGCTCACGGTTTCCATGCAGAAGCATGGGTGACGGCTAAACTCAAGGTCACTTCTTCATTACAGTTAGGGCAGCATTTCCTTCCAGGCGTGTGGCTGCAATGGggtataaaagaaataaattaccCCTCAGGGAGCCTGTCACAAGCGCAGGAAAACAGGGCAAGTTCCCTCTTCAAATCAATTTAAATTCAGCCAAGGAGTGCAACCAGTGGCTCTGAAGAATGACAGAGACCCCCAGCCTTGACCACAGCCGGTATAAATCAGACCTGGAGCCAGGACTTTTACCATACTGAGCAATGCGTCTGCATTGCTTAACCCAAGACCCCTCTGCAGACCTAATGATGGCCGAGGCTCATTCCAAGACACCAGGAGGCCTAACTGGCCCAGATCGACTCCTGTGTCTGCGTAAGGAAAGAGCATCAAGCTTTATTATCAGAGGAAGCAAGAGAAACAGGCTCCCCAATTTATCTTGTCTTCTCAcaaaagtgttttattttgttctttttctctatcttaaaatgttttaacacCAAGAGGATGTTTATATGCTTTTAGCCTTAAAACAGATGGTAAACTATTTGGgggagtttgttttgttttccacatAAAATTTATCTGCATTTACTGTTTCAGCTTACAGAGAAGGGGGCAGTTAAATGCGGCTTTTTCCAagggcattttttttcttgttcgcTAAATATAGCCACACTTTTATTCTATTGGCAGCAATTATGATTCCTTAGTCTGTAAGTGTTTACTGATTTAAAAGACGTTCTTTCTCCGAGAGCCAGAAGGATCAAggttagctttttttttttttatcgcttTCAGCCACCTTGTTTTCATTACTTTAAGCACAGTTGTGCGCACACCTCACCAGCAACATTGCTTTCTTCATAGTACAAACGGGCATGTGCATGGTGTCACAAACATTTTACAGGAGCTTGTTCAACACGCTTCCACGAGATTTATGCACTTAGATATGATTTGTTGTTATGTGTCTTCACCCATTTAATAGTTCTGGGCCAGCTGCAAGAAgtgcatgcacacatgcacagacacacgcatgcaaatatgcaaacacaaacaagagATTGTCCTTCTGATGTGGCATGTGGATGGGATGTTTAATATGTTGTGGAAAAGGAGTGAAAGGCATTTCCTCCCTTATATGGTTCTTTTTTTACTGCAAACTGCATTGTCATGCAAAGCAGATGAGAGGATTCCCAAATAGGACAAGAAGAATGagatgcagagaaaaaaaagcgcAGAGGTTTGAAAACGACAGTGAGTTACGGTAACCCCAAACACTGTCAAGCTGTTTGGGCTGGAGCAACTATACATCTAACACCCTCCTCTGTACGAACAAAACCATGAAGTAACCGGAGCATTAACTGTTATTGTAGTGAAGGAAGGGGAAGCCAGTGTAAAAAGATACAGTCTGCTTTGTGATTATTGAGTTAGCCTCACACTTTGTTGACTTTGTTCTGCTTTGCAAAAAGTGTGAGGAACGAGCAGGAAAAACGATGCCTATGGCATGGACAGAAAAGCCTGACTTCATGTGAAAATCATTTGTGCAATGCCGGTTTCCACATTGCTGAATCCCGCTAAGCCCATCGGAGTCTGTGGCCGGAGCTGGTGTGTTTTACACACCTCTGTCAGAGCAGCTTTTCTCTGCctcagagcacacacacacacacacacacacacacacacacacacaaacacacacacacacacacacacacacgaattcTTCTGCAGTTATCCTTATTTCACaacaaaatgttttgtctcatgTAAGAATAATAAAGTTGAACTTTTGATAAAAGGCTATATATGAGAGATGTTTAAGAACAAATGATGTTTTGCACTGATAAATCAAGACTAAAAGCTTGGGTTATGTAATCAAATAAATAGAAATGGCACTGAATTGTTTACACAACCTTGTAAATTACTTTCTCAAATcggaaaaaaccaacaaaaatatAGGAAAATAATTCGCCACTGACAGAATAAACTGTGACTTCCTGTCGGAGCATTCCTTctaaaatgacaacatttatcTCAAAATATTTCATTCCTCATCGGCAGTCATGGCCACTAATGTGCTGGCTGGAGTTACGCACTTTGAACTTCATCACACAACAAAGAGAAGCAAGAGTTTCGACTCGCCGGCCTCTGTTGAGTGTTTATTTGTCCGTTCCATTTATATCCCTCCATCCAGCTGTCCGCGACTTCCCACAGTCCAATAGGTGACTCTGTGAGGCAACATCTGGATTCCTTCCAGCCCCTGTCTATTCTAAATTAACAACACTGCGATGGCTTTCTTCTCTCCTTGTCGAGGTGCCAGAAGACTAAAGCACTTAAACcacaagtgtgaatgtgtgatgaCAAAGCAGCAGAGAAGCGGTCATCTGAGAAACTCCTTGTGTTCTCTACACTGTGCAGTATTTATGTGAGCAGATCACTTTACTTGCAGTATACATTAACTCTATAGGACTGAGCGAGAGGCTGCAGTTGTGCTGTTTTTGTAGATGCTAAATTGTTTTTCTGTGGAGTGAAGAGTCTTTGCTAAACCTTATTTGGGGCACAGACAGAAATAGATAAGCTAAGTTTAAGTCTCTGTAATAAACTAGATCACATCAGCATGACTTTCCCCTAAGCACCTCTATGTCATAAACTGGATGTAGAAGGAGGGCATGGAGTTCATAAGGGAACATAATAATAACATTAGTAAACCATAACCAGTAAAAATCACATCCAATCTGCCTGTAAAGTTGAAGCTGGCATCAGCCTCGATCTCCATCAGCAGCACAGAGCTGCCACAGTGTGCTCAACCAGTGCAATGCACTACAGGAATTTAGAAAGGAAATGCAAGCTACCGCACTGCCTGCTCACAGAATTAACATCTGtaacagatttttcttttttttttggcatgtgtgcatgtgtgtgtccccGTTATGAGAAAATGTGACAGGACACAAGCTGCTGACGTGCTGCCTTCTTTAATGCACTGCTCTCCGTGACTATCGAGGAATACCAGTGGGACAGCTCTGCCTCTCTTGCGCTGACAGAAATAGCCATCATGTCCACTGAGAGTTCAGCCACAGCCTCCAAGCTGAacatgtttacagaaaaaagggAATTGTTTTTCCAAGAGTTTGTGAGCTAGCACGAATGATATTTACTACGTACTAAGCCTTAAAACCTCTCTATTGGAACCGGATTTATGAACAGAAATGCTTAGATTATCAAGAGAGATTTTAAGTGGACTGCAACAGCCGAGGCGGTTACTGTCACAAAGGATTTACTCATCCTCCAACCAAGTGAAGCAAACATGTCTGACTACAACAGAAAAACCACACTGAcatgtggttttctttttttatgtcaaCTCCACAGATATTTTGGTTTGTTAATTTTGGGTAGGATTATCCTGCTCATGTTCCTTgagatagatttatttttccCTCATCCCAAGGCCGTCTTGAATTACTGTAGCTTTGTACGTGTTGCAAAGTAAACACGTTAACAGGCAGATTTAAATATGCTGTTTTTGGGGCTGCATGGGAGTTAGGGAAGGTGGAGACATTTTCATGTGACTCGGCCACCCATAGATGGGATACGATTCAACTACTTCAGCATTTTAAAAGATAAATCTGCCTAAAGCTGGTTGTTACTTGAGTTCAGGTGACTAGTTGCAGCTAGTTCTCGActggaaaatataaagaagcaTCGTAGATGACGTGTTGCTGTGGAATAAGAGACCTTCCCATCTGTCTAGAGAAAAAGGAATTTATAGATTTTCGCTTTACTAcaaccaataaaataaaagaagtcATTTATTCACTTTCCTGGAGGAGACACATCCACTCGACCTGTTCAGGGCAGTCAGTGCAGCCACATTATTGACATTTCATTTGCATGGAAGCTTTGACCTTTGCAGCACAATCTGGTCAGGATGTTCCACTGTTTAAGCAGGACCCAATACAATGCATGAGCTCtatttgatttctttatttgtaAAGTCCAGGTTTATTGATCTGTtgtttccaaaaaaagaaaccatTGTTACAAAACTCCACCCATACCGAGAGTCAATCGTGTGTCAAAATTCATCTTTAAAGACTCAAAGCACATAAGAGACACAGTCTgaataaaaaagacaaagactgCTACTTCTGCTCCTTGCCCCAAAGCAGATCAAGTGGCAAAATCCTGTTGGTTTGTCCCAACACCGGATGATGGATAATTGGTCGAGCCCCATCAGAAATCAGTCTTTAATGATCCAgtatttaaaaagctgttttggatCAGTTTATGCTTGGATGGTGCTCTTTGCGCTGAAAGCCAAGTAGTAGACCAGGATACCAATGAGGGCAGCAACCACTTCAGTAGACACCCATGGGCCATTCCATGCACCCTGTAGTGAGCGgggggaaaaaggaaacaagtttaaggACAGGAGCAAATAAGGCAAATgagggacagccaatcagaagaaagttggcttaaaTAGTAGTTTTATGGTTTTAAATGGAAAgaagctaaaacagcttgtttcagtgTGAATGGCCCGTGGGGCTGCACAAATGCCAATAAGAGACAGataaggattatttttaaatgagaatcACACAAAGCTAAAAGTGGAACTGGAGTTTTATGTTTGCAtaagtttgttgtttttaatgaatgcagAGATTCCAACCATAAATCAGACACTGGCCCCTGAGATGCATCTGCACAGGAAACGGCGAAATCGTGACCAGAGACCGCAGCAAGTCAGTGACATTTGGTAACGTCAAGCAACGAGGGGCAAAAAAATGCTGGCAACGTGAAATCGACAGATCCCCGAGTTAAACTTTGAGAGCAATTTAAGCCACTACCAATGAGAGCGCAACATCCTGTTGATTGTATGACGGTATGATGTATGAGTGGGTAGTAAATAAAGTTAGAGGCTTACCTGCACACTATCATGTCAAATTTCTGTTAATCATGTGTACTTAAGTCCAAAGTTCACTTGCCATTTGCTCTTCTTTAAGCTTCACTAATTCTTAAGGAAAACAAAATGACTACTCTGCAAAATAGAGGCCTGTAAGAGTGTGCAGGCAGACGATAATCTCTCTGGGTTTATTCATTCACTGGAGACCTTTCAAACATGCCAGGAAGTTAAGTGATACTTGATGTAAGCTCACTAAAGCTGATACAATTTAAGGGCGTTTACTGGCTTTTAATTTGCAAGACAGCATGATCATGACTCAAGTGATGGGTTCAGTCTGAGGTCCTAGAAGAAACTCACCCTGTGGTCAATGTTGACAGAGAAGAGAGGGTGAATGGCATTTACGTCTTCATTGTTTCTCTGGGCCTGGAGCAAATGAGATCAACAGATTTAATTGAAATTAAAGCATATTTGATTATAAAGATGACTCATTCCAAAACAAGTGGAGCTCAAGCAAAAGGAAACTGTAAGCTGATCAACAACACATAATACACTAACCTTGCGCAGGGCACTATAGGACTCCTCATCGAAGAATTTGACCTGATATGTTCCAGAGGTTGCCTGTTTGTGAGGAAGACTCCAGGACACCTGATGGAAGGAAGTACACATTCAATAATAGAAAGAAAGGCAAAGGAGTATTTTAAtgccctgctgattaaagggtTAGGGATAAATGTAAACTACTGTCTAAGCAAGTCATAAGGTACAAGTATCCTAACGACACCAGTAGTCCTTATTTGAAAAGGACACTCACATATAGTAAATCACcaataattttttgtttttttataagcTCTACATGAGATTATTGACCCTTCACAGATGAACAAACCTCGGGGCAACCACCTAATCAAAGACATCCTGTGACTATTAATACAATAGAAATTACTTTTGACAAAGGAATTAATTCGATTTT is from Oreochromis niloticus isolate F11D_XX linkage group LG20, O_niloticus_UMD_NMBU, whole genome shotgun sequence and encodes:
- the ssr4 gene encoding translocon-associated protein subunit delta, which translates into the protein MIRIAAFLALLVVACSGESCTDPVITPSAYTTSDAVISSESVFIVELSLTCANGAQSVTLYADVNGRQFPVTRGQDVGKYQVSWSLPHKQATSGTYQVKFFDEESYSALRKAQRNNEDVNAIHPLFSVNIDHRGAWNGPWVSTEVVAALIGILVYYLAFSAKSTIQA